GGGCGTCATGATAATACGCGTGAAAACCTTGGCTTTTTGGGCCCCAGGCAGCACGCGCAGAAAATCAAGGATGAATTCTGAAGGTGTATGATGGATCCCGACTCCGTTGGCATATATACCTTCAGACTGTTCAGGACTAATCTCAATGTTCAACGGCGGTTTTTGCTCTTGCATGC
This window of the candidate division WOR-3 bacterium genome carries:
- a CDS encoding DUF3467 domain-containing protein, which gives rise to MQEQKPPLNIEISPEQSEGIYANGVGIHHTPSEFILDFLRVLPGAQKAKVFTRIIMTPQNVTLLRNALDDNIKKYEERFGNIKIFGKNEKEIGFKKSN